In Pleurocapsa sp. PCC 7319, the following are encoded in one genomic region:
- a CDS encoding zinc-binding dehydrogenase has protein sequence MNVTTYKKLVCQQFAQDFQSAVTIVENPLVQPAANEILIRNKFAGINSGFDTLLCQGKVPYVNLTPPFDLGVEAVGEVVAVGEDVQNFQVGDAVVTTIRGGGYREYQAIDAQLAFKVRSAIPEVLTLMPTGISALVALEQVGQMTSDEVVLVTAAAGGTGHIAVQLAKLAGNHVIGTCGSETKEKLLQKLGCDRIINYRQESLDQVLKQEYPQGINLVFDCVGKQVFDACLENLAIQGRLVIVGYIAEYGKELEKVTQPRIYQQIFWKAASVRGFLMPLYQEYATEAGDRLLNWFYSGKLQVAVDPTQFHGIKSIPTAVQYLLSGQNCGKVVVRYK, from the coding sequence ATGAATGTCACAACCTACAAAAAGCTAGTTTGCCAGCAATTCGCTCAAGATTTTCAATCTGCCGTCACCATAGTCGAAAACCCTCTGGTTCAACCTGCTGCTAACGAAATCCTCATTCGTAATAAATTTGCAGGTATCAATAGTGGTTTTGACACCTTACTCTGTCAAGGTAAGGTTCCCTATGTAAACTTAACTCCTCCTTTTGATTTAGGTGTAGAAGCTGTAGGGGAAGTTGTAGCTGTGGGAGAGGATGTCCAAAATTTTCAAGTTGGAGATGCGGTGGTAACTACTATTCGAGGAGGAGGTTATCGAGAATACCAAGCGATCGATGCTCAACTTGCCTTCAAAGTTCGTTCGGCAATACCAGAAGTGTTAACCTTAATGCCCACAGGGATATCAGCTTTAGTAGCCCTGGAACAGGTAGGACAGATGACCAGTGATGAAGTTGTGCTGGTAACAGCAGCAGCAGGAGGAACAGGACATATTGCAGTTCAGTTGGCAAAGTTAGCAGGTAATCATGTCATTGGTACTTGTGGCTCTGAAACCAAGGAAAAATTGCTGCAAAAATTAGGATGCGATCGCATTATTAACTACCGCCAGGAAAGCCTCGATCAAGTCCTAAAACAGGAATATCCTCAAGGTATCAACTTAGTTTTTGATTGTGTAGGTAAACAAGTTTTTGATGCCTGTCTGGAAAACTTAGCAATTCAGGGGCGTTTAGTTATCGTTGGTTATATTGCTGAATATGGCAAAGAATTGGAAAAAGTCACCCAACCCCGTATTTATCAGCAGATTTTTTGGAAAGCTGCCTCTGTCCGTGGTTTTTTGATGCCTCTCTATCAAGAATATGCGACCGAAGCAGGCGATCGCCTGTTAAATTGGTTTTACTCTGGCAAACTTCAAGTTGCTGTCGATCCCACACAGTTTCATGGTATAAAATCTATTCCTACTGCTGTCCAATACTTACTCAGTGGTCAAAATTGTGGAAAAGTAGTAGTTAGGTACAAGTAG
- a CDS encoding aspartyl/asparaginyl beta-hydroxylase domain-containing protein: MENFNEYHLDPEQFPFLQSFQEHWQEIRDEFTSFLKNASDEELDFTYDVLGPKSATIKTKGKKKYSAFGILFQGILIEKYIQLHQIKYPDYNSNDAAAKALALREKYFPNLTKAIAKVNSVEDNIVRNVYFGTFHPGLDIKLHVNYNPHMNRGYLGLIVPQGDVAMKICHDKLYWHEGKFMILDHSYPHCPHNYTNYDRTVLIVDFFKPDWSREKAIQFETEQVSQRMQDNPHSLGVFGQSDRAKQEDFIKYGLAHQLEWDKALG, translated from the coding sequence ATGGAAAATTTTAATGAGTACCATTTAGACCCAGAGCAATTTCCTTTTCTTCAATCTTTTCAGGAGCACTGGCAAGAAATTCGAGATGAGTTTACCAGCTTCCTCAAAAATGCATCTGATGAGGAGTTAGACTTCACCTACGATGTTTTGGGACCTAAAAGTGCAACCATCAAAACTAAAGGGAAGAAGAAATACTCAGCCTTCGGGATTTTATTTCAAGGTATCTTGATTGAAAAGTATATTCAATTGCATCAAATAAAATATCCAGATTACAATTCTAATGATGCAGCAGCTAAAGCCTTGGCATTAAGAGAAAAATATTTTCCCAATTTAACTAAAGCGATCGCCAAGGTGAATTCAGTCGAAGACAATATTGTCAGAAACGTTTATTTTGGTACTTTTCATCCAGGCTTAGATATTAAGCTTCATGTCAACTATAATCCCCATATGAATCGTGGCTATTTAGGGTTGATCGTCCCCCAAGGAGATGTGGCGATGAAAATCTGTCATGACAAGCTCTATTGGCATGAAGGAAAATTTATGATTTTGGATCATAGTTATCCTCATTGTCCCCACAATTACACCAACTATGACAGAACTGTTTTAATTGTCGACTTTTTTAAACCAGATTGGTCACGGGAGAAAGCAATTCAATTTGAAACAGAACAAGTCAGCCAAAGAATGCAAGATAATCCTCACAGTTTAGGCGTTTTTGGTCAAAGCGATCGCGCCAAGCAAGAAGATTTTATTAAGTATGGTTTAGCTCATCAACTTGAGTGGGATAAAGCTTTAGGTTAA
- a CDS encoding deoxyguanosinetriphosphate triphosphohydrolase family protein → MLERDQRQHNPFGNRGDKPGDSRKSFQVDRDRILYSSAFRRLAQITQVVTAQEGHVFHNRLTHSLKVAQVARRLAERLVAEQPKVAEAIGGIDPDVVEAAALSHDLGHPPFGHTAEEELDACAQKAGLADGFEGNAQSFRILTRLAIHRIDYYGLNLTRATLNAILKYPWLRSPDIKSKQHRKYSIYNSDREAFNFARPESNAYQSIEASIMDFADDITYSVHDLEDFYLAGLIPLELLATDWDELDRFVSQWLREFPHNRVARVVKANPHRFQNFLDATYNLKGQYPPGSFEQKAQIKRISSQLIQTYIHSVQLSTKYGDRGHLKYNLQREEELKFLQRIVWSYVISNPRLATQRYGQKRIIRTLFEIYLEAIRDRDLSFIPARFVREFLEIEENSLSATQIEQEKTRMAVDIVSGLSEAEAVVQYRRLIGISQGSFLDNWN, encoded by the coding sequence ATGTTGGAAAGAGATCAAAGACAACATAATCCCTTCGGTAATCGAGGCGATAAGCCAGGAGACAGTCGCAAATCTTTTCAGGTTGATCGCGATCGCATTCTCTATTCTTCGGCATTTCGACGTTTGGCACAGATTACCCAAGTAGTTACCGCCCAAGAAGGTCATGTATTTCATAATCGGTTAACCCATTCTCTCAAAGTAGCGCAAGTGGCTCGGAGATTAGCTGAAAGACTGGTTGCTGAACAGCCAAAGGTAGCCGAGGCGATCGGCGGAATCGATCCTGACGTAGTTGAAGCAGCGGCACTATCCCATGATTTGGGACATCCGCCTTTTGGTCATACGGCAGAAGAAGAATTAGATGCTTGCGCTCAGAAAGCGGGTTTAGCTGATGGCTTTGAGGGTAATGCTCAATCCTTCCGTATTTTGACACGATTAGCAATTCATCGCATTGATTATTATGGTCTAAATTTGACTAGAGCGACTCTCAATGCCATTTTGAAATATCCTTGGCTGCGATCGCCAGACATAAAATCTAAACAACATCGTAAGTATTCTATCTATAACTCAGATCGGGAAGCTTTTAATTTTGCCCGACCCGAATCGAATGCTTATCAGTCAATCGAAGCTAGCATCATGGATTTTGCTGACGATATCACTTACAGTGTTCACGATTTAGAAGATTTTTATTTAGCTGGTTTAATTCCCTTAGAGCTTTTGGCAACGGATTGGGACGAATTAGATCGCTTTGTCAGCCAATGGCTGCGGGAGTTTCCCCATAACCGTGTAGCAAGAGTAGTAAAAGCTAATCCCCATCGTTTTCAAAACTTTCTCGATGCTACTTACAACCTCAAAGGACAATATCCCCCTGGGTCTTTTGAACAAAAAGCTCAAATCAAACGAATTAGTTCGCAATTAATTCAAACTTATATTCATTCAGTACAGCTAAGCACCAAATACGGCGATCGCGGGCACTTAAAATATAATCTTCAGCGAGAAGAAGAACTCAAATTTCTTCAGCGGATTGTCTGGTCTTATGTAATTTCTAATCCCCGTTTAGCTACTCAAAGATACGGTCAAAAAAGGATTATTAGAACCTTATTTGAAATTTATCTCGAAGCCATTCGCGATCGCGACTTAAGTTTTATTCCAGCTCGTTTTGTCAGAGAATTCTTAGAAATTGAAGAAAATTCTCTTAGCGCAACTCAGATTGAGCAAGAAAAAACCCGTATGGCAGTCGATATTGTCTCAGGATTGAGTGAAGCTGAAGCTGTAGTTCAATATCGTCGTTTGATCGGCATTAGTCAAGGCTCTTTCCTGGATAATTGGAATTGA
- the glyS gene encoding glycine--tRNA ligase subunit beta, whose protein sequence is MANFLLEVGTEELPADFVSSAIAQWQAKIPASLSEEFLSFTKIEYYATPRRLAVLIKNLPSQQADREEEVKGPPVKAAFKDGEPTKAAEGFARKQGVSLDDLEIRPTPKGEFVFIQKQIKGRSTQAILQELCPQWITRLEGKRFMRWGDGDLRFPRPIRWLVALWEREVLPLELVNGSETISSDRLSRGHRVLYPEQVTIPHATDYVSTLRTAYVDVDSRVRKEKIQAEIIAEANNLAGKAEIYPDLLAEVVNLVEYPTAVTGKFEAEFLKLPTEVITTVMVSHQRYFPVYRQDGKDQNTLLPNFITISNGDPQKKELIAEGNGRVIRARLADAQFFYHADCDEHLDTYLPQLETVTFQEDLGTMRDKVDRIIDTAKIIAEQLNTNEEQQSEIESTALLCKADLVTQMVYEFPELQGVMGEKYAVVSGESPTVAKGIFEHYLPRGADDLMPTTLNGQVVGLADRLDTLIGIFGLGMIPSGSSDPFALRRAANGILNITWDANLEINLNQLIEQGAADFVSAHPDRQSPVTTLQEFFIQRIRTLLQDEKNIDYDLVNAIIGENDAEYAERALEDLLDVRDRALFLQEIRDNGQLNEIYETINRSTRLAAKGDLDTQTLDPKEVVNPKLFEQSSEQELYAALLELLPQTEASQEQRNYQLLVDSLAKIAPAVSNFFDGENSVLVMAENPDIKRNRLNLLGLLRNHARILADFGAIVKG, encoded by the coding sequence ATGGCTAATTTTTTATTAGAAGTAGGTACAGAAGAATTACCCGCAGATTTTGTGAGTAGCGCGATCGCACAATGGCAAGCCAAAATCCCTGCTAGCCTGTCCGAGGAGTTTTTGAGTTTTACTAAGATTGAGTATTATGCAACTCCTCGCCGTTTAGCCGTACTGATCAAAAATCTTCCCAGTCAACAAGCAGACCGAGAAGAAGAAGTGAAAGGACCTCCTGTCAAAGCAGCATTTAAAGATGGTGAACCCACTAAAGCAGCAGAGGGTTTTGCCCGTAAGCAAGGGGTAAGTTTAGATGACTTAGAAATTCGCCCGACCCCGAAAGGAGAATTTGTCTTTATCCAAAAACAAATTAAAGGACGCAGTACTCAAGCGATTTTACAAGAGCTTTGTCCCCAATGGATTACTCGCTTAGAAGGGAAACGCTTTATGCGCTGGGGTGATGGTGATTTACGTTTTCCCCGTCCAATTCGTTGGCTGGTGGCATTATGGGAGCGTGAAGTTTTACCCTTAGAGTTGGTTAACGGCTCAGAAACTATTAGTAGCGATCGCTTATCCCGTGGACATCGTGTTTTATATCCCGAGCAGGTCACTATTCCCCACGCTACAGATTACGTGTCAACTCTGCGCACAGCCTACGTAGATGTAGATTCTAGAGTCCGAAAAGAGAAAATACAAGCAGAAATAATTGCCGAAGCCAATAATCTTGCAGGAAAAGCCGAAATATATCCTGATTTGTTGGCAGAAGTTGTTAATTTGGTGGAGTATCCGACGGCAGTAACAGGAAAGTTTGAAGCCGAATTTCTTAAGCTACCAACTGAAGTGATTACTACAGTCATGGTTAGCCATCAACGTTATTTTCCTGTTTATAGACAAGACGGCAAAGACCAGAATACTCTCCTACCTAACTTTATTACTATTTCCAACGGCGACCCCCAGAAAAAAGAACTGATTGCTGAAGGTAACGGGAGAGTGATTCGTGCCAGATTAGCCGATGCTCAATTCTTCTACCATGCTGATTGTGATGAACACTTAGATACTTATCTACCGCAACTGGAAACAGTAACTTTTCAAGAAGATTTAGGTACTATGCGAGATAAGGTAGATCGAATTATCGATACGGCTAAGATTATTGCCGAACAACTTAATACTAATGAAGAACAGCAAAGTGAAATCGAAAGTACCGCTCTCCTTTGCAAAGCGGACTTAGTTACGCAAATGGTCTATGAGTTTCCTGAATTGCAGGGAGTAATGGGAGAAAAATATGCTGTCGTCAGTGGTGAGTCTCCCACGGTAGCCAAAGGTATTTTTGAGCATTATTTACCGAGGGGGGCAGATGATTTGATGCCTACGACCTTAAATGGTCAAGTAGTCGGTTTAGCCGATCGCTTGGATACCTTAATCGGTATTTTTGGTTTAGGCATGATTCCCAGTGGTTCCTCCGATCCTTTTGCTCTACGTCGTGCAGCTAACGGAATCCTAAATATTACTTGGGATGCCAATTTAGAAATTAATTTAAACCAGCTAATTGAACAGGGTGCAGCTGATTTTGTCTCGGCTCATCCTGACCGCCAATCTCCTGTCACCACTTTACAAGAATTCTTCATTCAACGGATTCGCACCCTATTACAGGACGAGAAAAATATTGATTATGATTTGGTCAATGCAATTATTGGCGAAAACGATGCTGAGTATGCTGAGCGAGCTTTAGAAGATTTACTGGATGTACGCGATCGCGCTTTATTTCTGCAAGAAATTCGCGATAATGGTCAGCTAAACGAAATTTATGAAACTATAAATCGTTCTACTCGTTTAGCAGCTAAAGGAGACCTGGATACCCAAACGTTAGACCCCAAAGAAGTGGTTAACCCAAAATTATTCGAGCAGTCTTCGGAACAGGAATTGTATGCAGCATTGTTAGAGTTACTACCGCAAACTGAGGCTTCTCAAGAGCAACGAAATTATCAACTATTAGTAGATAGCCTAGCTAAAATTGCCCCGGCTGTGAGTAACTTTTTTGATGGCGAAAATAGCGTCTTAGTTATGGCGGAGAATCCTGACATCAAGCGCAACCGCTTGAATTTACTGGGTTTACTCCGTAATCATGCCAGGATATTAGCGGATTTTGGGGCGATCGTTAAAGGGTAG
- a CDS encoding glycoside hydrolase family 5 protein — MLHFNFKNLKKLSLIALAIALLSILFLTKSSPIVKLIFSPAIAQNTQLLNSNHQDRLQQPTSCDLVGNLPWLQADGKWIKDEAGNPVTLRGMSFCGFNSEWGEKVLPDFAQKIPKVTNGVKGWYPNLLRLPIKDYHLDNFSLEEVYQALKAGVEECVQQRVYCIIDWHPVDGEEGADWRSPEMEQKTKAFWNYMAPRFSNYSNVIFELYNEPGYPKLVTPENWLNWRAKAQKWVDLIREQAPRNIILISSPLWAQITQFAPQYPFRGSNLAYVNHTYQGMKESWPREMGQDYDWEEVFGKAADRVPIFITEFGWQADAEWEFGRATTAEFGQPMKEFLSMRPQINWTVWTYDHYCSPRLADKNDRVLGGKKMGLFVRDWLQEEWHKPTNPVTADCNGQ; from the coding sequence ATGCTTCACTTTAATTTCAAAAATCTCAAAAAGCTGAGCTTAATTGCTCTAGCGATCGCTTTATTATCTATATTGTTTTTGACGAAAAGTTCACCTATTGTTAAGTTGATATTTTCTCCAGCAATAGCTCAAAATACCCAATTACTTAACTCTAATCATCAAGATCGTCTACAGCAGCCAACATCATGTGATCTGGTCGGGAATCTACCGTGGCTTCAAGCAGATGGAAAATGGATCAAAGATGAAGCAGGTAATCCCGTGACCTTGAGAGGGATGAGTTTCTGTGGTTTTAATAGTGAATGGGGAGAAAAGGTTTTGCCAGACTTTGCCCAAAAAATCCCTAAAGTAACTAACGGTGTTAAAGGTTGGTATCCTAATTTACTACGTCTACCAATTAAGGATTATCACTTGGATAATTTTAGCTTAGAAGAAGTTTATCAAGCTTTAAAAGCTGGAGTAGAGGAATGTGTTCAACAAAGAGTTTACTGTATTATTGATTGGCATCCAGTAGACGGAGAAGAAGGAGCAGATTGGCGATCGCCAGAAATGGAGCAAAAAACGAAGGCCTTTTGGAATTATATGGCACCTCGATTTAGTAATTACTCCAATGTCATTTTTGAACTCTACAATGAGCCTGGCTATCCTAAACTAGTAACCCCAGAAAATTGGCTTAACTGGCGTGCTAAGGCTCAAAAATGGGTAGATTTAATTCGGGAACAAGCACCGAGAAATATTATTCTGATTAGTTCTCCTCTGTGGGCTCAAATTACCCAATTTGCTCCCCAGTATCCATTTCGCGGCAGCAATCTCGCTTATGTTAATCACACTTATCAAGGAATGAAGGAAAGTTGGCCGAGGGAGATGGGTCAGGATTACGATTGGGAAGAAGTATTCGGTAAAGCAGCTGACAGGGTTCCCATTTTTATTACAGAATTTGGTTGGCAAGCAGATGCGGAATGGGAATTTGGTCGAGCAACAACCGCAGAATTTGGTCAACCAATGAAAGAATTTTTAAGTATGCGTCCTCAGATTAACTGGACAGTTTGGACTTATGACCACTATTGTTCCCCCAGGTTAGCCGATAAAAATGATCGAGTCTTGGGAGGTAAAAAAATGGGTCTTTTTGTTCGTGACTGGCTCCAAGAAGAATGGCATAAACCTACTAATCCAGTTACTGCAGACTGTAACGGTCAATAA
- the yaaA gene encoding peroxide stress protein YaaA, producing the protein MLILISPAKTLDFESSPSIDHFTQPDFLSETTTLVEQLRQLSATEISSLMKISDKLGELNASRYQTWQPSFDNTNAKQALLAFKGDVYQGLDVDSFEPQDFDFAQDHLRILSGLYGLLKPLDLIQPYRLEMGTKLAHSKLKDLAANNLYDYWQDKLTQAINLQLEQLQSKTIVNLASNEYFKAVKPKLLQGNIITPIFKDWKNGKYKIISFYAKKARGMMAAHIIKNQLQNIQGIKNFCDSGYAYDAASSDEHNFIFIRQ; encoded by the coding sequence GTGCTTATATTAATTTCTCCAGCAAAAACCCTCGACTTTGAAAGTTCACCCAGTATTGACCACTTTACTCAACCAGATTTTTTATCAGAAACTACAACTTTAGTCGAGCAACTACGTCAGTTATCGGCAACCGAAATTTCCTCTCTGATGAAAATTAGTGACAAACTAGGAGAACTTAATGCATCCCGATATCAGACTTGGCAACCATCTTTTGATAATACTAATGCTAAACAAGCTTTACTAGCCTTTAAGGGGGATGTCTATCAAGGATTGGATGTTGATAGTTTTGAACCGCAAGACTTTGATTTTGCTCAAGACCATTTAAGAATTTTATCGGGGTTATATGGTTTGCTTAAACCTTTGGACTTAATTCAACCCTATCGCTTAGAAATGGGTACCAAATTAGCTCATTCTAAACTGAAAGACTTAGCAGCTAATAACCTCTATGATTATTGGCAGGACAAATTAACTCAAGCCATCAATCTGCAATTAGAACAGCTCCAGAGTAAAACTATAGTCAATTTAGCTTCTAATGAATATTTCAAAGCTGTAAAACCCAAATTACTTCAAGGAAATATTATTACTCCTATCTTCAAAGATTGGAAAAACGGCAAGTATAAGATTATTAGTTTTTATGCCAAAAAAGCACGGGGTATGATGGCAGCCCATATCATCAAAAATCAGCTCCAAAATATTCAAGGTATCAAGAATTTTTGTGATTCTGGCTATGCTTATGACGCAGCATCATCTGACGAGCATAATTTTATTTTTATCCGCCAATAA
- a CDS encoding UbiD family decarboxylase, whose protein sequence is MARDLRGFIKLLETKGQLRRISALVDPDLEIAEISNRMLQAGGPGLLFENVKGSPFPVAVNLMGTVERICWSMNMEIPEELETLGSKLAMLQQPKPPKKISQAVDFGKVLFDVLKAKPGRDFFPPCHQVVLEGEEVDLNKVPMIRPYSGDAGKIITLGLVITKDVETGTPNVGVYRLQLQSKNTMTVHWLSVRGGARHLRKAAEAGKKLEIAIALGVDPLIIMAAATPIPVDLSEWLFAGLYGGSGVKLAKCKTVNLEVPADSEFVLEGTITPGEMLPDGPFGDHMGYYGGVEDSPLVRFHCMTHRQDPIYLTTFSGRPPKEEAMMAIALNRIYTPILRQQVSEIVDFFLPMEALSYKAAIISIDKAYPGQARRAALAFWSALPQFTYTKFVIVVDKDINIRDPRQVVWAISSKVDPSRDVFILPDTPFDTLDFASEKIGLGGRMGIDATTKIPPETDHEWGEPLESDADVAAMVSRRWREYGLGDIDLTEVDANLFGYDMK, encoded by the coding sequence ATGGCTAGAGACTTACGGGGATTTATCAAACTTTTAGAAACCAAAGGTCAACTAAGGCGTATCTCAGCATTAGTAGATCCAGATTTAGAGATTGCCGAGATTTCTAATCGGATGTTGCAGGCAGGAGGTCCTGGACTATTATTCGAAAACGTTAAGGGTTCGCCATTTCCTGTAGCGGTCAACTTGATGGGAACGGTAGAGCGTATCTGTTGGTCCATGAATATGGAAATCCCAGAAGAATTGGAAACTCTGGGATCTAAGCTAGCTATGTTGCAGCAGCCTAAACCACCGAAAAAAATTTCCCAAGCTGTTGATTTTGGTAAAGTGCTGTTTGATGTCCTCAAGGCTAAACCCGGACGAGATTTCTTTCCTCCCTGTCATCAGGTAGTACTGGAAGGAGAAGAGGTCGATCTAAATAAAGTCCCGATGATTCGACCTTATTCTGGGGATGCGGGCAAAATCATCACTTTGGGTTTGGTAATTACTAAAGACGTAGAAACGGGTACACCCAATGTTGGAGTATATCGTCTACAGCTACAGTCTAAAAATACCATGACCGTCCACTGGCTTTCCGTTCGTGGTGGTGCGAGACATTTGCGAAAAGCAGCGGAAGCAGGTAAAAAATTGGAAATTGCGATCGCCCTAGGAGTCGATCCGCTGATTATCATGGCAGCAGCTACGCCCATTCCCGTAGATTTATCAGAGTGGTTATTTGCTGGTTTATATGGTGGTAGTGGAGTCAAGCTCGCTAAATGTAAAACTGTTAATTTAGAAGTTCCTGCCGATTCAGAATTTGTCCTCGAAGGTACCATCACCCCAGGAGAAATGCTACCTGATGGACCTTTTGGCGATCACATGGGTTATTACGGTGGCGTGGAAGATTCTCCCTTAGTTCGTTTCCATTGCATGACCCATCGTCAAGATCCTATTTATTTAACTACCTTTAGCGGTCGTCCTCCCAAAGAAGAGGCTATGATGGCGATCGCCCTGAATCGAATTTATACGCCGATATTGAGACAGCAAGTCTCGGAAATTGTTGATTTCTTCCTTCCTATGGAAGCTTTGAGTTATAAGGCGGCGATTATTTCCATCGATAAAGCTTATCCAGGTCAAGCTCGAAGAGCGGCTCTCGCTTTTTGGAGCGCCTTACCGCAATTTACCTACACTAAGTTTGTGATTGTGGTAGACAAAGATATCAATATTCGCGATCCCCGTCAGGTAGTCTGGGCAATCAGTTCCAAAGTAGATCCTTCTCGCGATGTCTTCATTTTGCCTGATACTCCCTTTGATACTCTGGATTTTGCTAGCGAGAAAATTGGCTTGGGTGGACGCATGGGTATAGATGCCACCACTAAAATCCCCCCGGAAACCGATCACGAATGGGGGGAACCTTTAGAATCTGATGCAGATGTAGCAGCAATGGTTAGCAGACGTTGGAGAGAATATGGTTTAGGGGATATTGATTTAACTGAAGTAGATGCTAATTTGTTTGGCTATGACATGAAATAG
- a CDS encoding site-specific integrase, with translation MKLGIFMYFHARSYRKTLESTEKNSVNWIKRHIIFHDKKHPNEMGGKEIEEFLNYLALETNVAASSQNQALNASYY, from the coding sequence ATGAAGCTTGGTATTTTCATGTATTTTCATGCTCGCTCTTATAGGAAAACACTAGAATCAACCGAAAAAAACTCCGTTAACTGGATTAAACGCCATATCATATTCCATGATAAGAAGCATCCCAATGAAATGGGTGGAAAAGAAATTGAAGAATTTCTCAATTATTTAGCATTAGAAACAAATGTAGCTGCATCTAGCCAAAATCAAGCTTTAAATGCATCGTATTATTAA
- a CDS encoding RNA-guided endonuclease TnpB family protein has translation MTERAYKYRFFPTAEQENLLRRTMGCVRLVYNKALATRTIAWYERQERISYKETSSLLTGWKKLEDLDFLNEVSCVPLQQCLRHLQKAFANFWGKCAKYPRFKAKRYGGSAEFTKSAFNYRNGSLWLAKCKEPLNIVWSRLLPDGCEPSTVTVKLDPSGRWFVSMLVDDYTIETLPPTKKKVGIDAGISRLITTSDGEKIANPKHFNRLYQKLACAQKELSRKTKGSLNRYKARLEVAKIHAQIKDARTDFLHKLTTGLVQENSVIAIEDLAVRNMVKNHKLARSISDAAWGEMFRQLEYKCEWYGRKLVKIDRFFPSSKRCNHCGFVADKMPLDVRTWDCPSCGTTGIDRDINAGKNILAAGLAVIVCGADIRPDNHNVKGQLRKTRRGRKQKPKS, from the coding sequence ATGACCGAACGTGCTTACAAATACAGATTTTTCCCCACTGCCGAGCAAGAGAATCTCTTGCGGCGGACAATGGGGTGTGTGCGCTTGGTATATAACAAGGCTTTGGCTACTCGAACAATCGCTTGGTATGAAAGACAAGAGAGGATCAGCTATAAAGAAACTTCTAGTCTTCTTACTGGGTGGAAAAAGCTTGAGGACTTGGATTTTCTTAATGAGGTTAGCTGTGTACCTTTGCAGCAATGCTTGAGACATCTGCAAAAAGCGTTTGCCAACTTTTGGGGAAAATGTGCCAAGTATCCAAGGTTTAAAGCTAAACGCTATGGTGGTTCGGCAGAATTTACTAAGTCGGCGTTTAACTATCGCAATGGTTCTCTTTGGCTTGCTAAGTGTAAGGAGCCGTTGAATATAGTTTGGTCTAGACTTTTGCCAGATGGATGCGAACCATCTACTGTGACAGTCAAACTTGATCCTAGTGGTCGCTGGTTTGTCTCGATGTTGGTAGATGACTACACGATTGAAACCTTGCCACCAACTAAGAAAAAAGTTGGTATTGATGCGGGTATCTCCAGACTGATAACTACTAGTGATGGCGAAAAGATAGCCAATCCAAAGCATTTTAATCGGCTGTATCAAAAGCTTGCATGTGCGCAAAAGGAATTGAGTCGGAAAACCAAAGGCTCTCTTAACCGATATAAAGCGCGACTTGAGGTAGCTAAAATACACGCCCAAATTAAAGATGCTCGTACCGATTTCCTGCACAAGTTGACTACTGGCTTGGTTCAAGAAAATAGCGTAATTGCTATTGAGGATTTGGCAGTTAGAAACATGGTCAAAAATCACAAGCTGGCTCGCAGCATTAGCGATGCTGCTTGGGGTGAAATGTTTCGTCAACTTGAATACAAATGCGAATGGTACGGGCGGAAGCTGGTCAAAATTGATCGGTTTTTCCCCAGCAGCAAACGATGCAACCATTGCGGGTTTGTCGCTGACAAAATGCCTCTTGATGTTCGTACCTGGGATTGTCCCAGTTGTGGAACTACAGGTATCGATAGAGACATCAACGCTGGGAAAAATATACTCGCCGCAGGGCTTGCGGTGATTGTCTGTGGAGCGGACATAAGACCTGATAACCATAATGTTAAAGGGCAGTTGCGAAAAACCCGTAGGGGAAGGAAACAGAAACCTAAGTCGTGA
- a CDS encoding GNAT family N-acetyltransferase, with product MIEVRHCKLQDLAALREIYLLARRDTFSWLDTSGYKLLDFDKHTEGESIFVASDQNILVGFASVWLQKNFIHLLYVHPRRLREGIGHQLLTTCLDVMDRPAKLKCLTRNQNAVDFYLAIGWQITETAVGEDGEYFLMSLEKNLTKRCK from the coding sequence ATGATTGAAGTCCGCCACTGCAAACTTCAAGATTTAGCTGCACTCAGAGAAATATACCTGTTAGCTCGCAGAGATACATTTTCGTGGTTAGATACCTCCGGCTATAAACTCTTAGACTTCGATAAACATACTGAAGGAGAAAGTATCTTTGTCGCTTCAGACCAAAACATTTTAGTTGGCTTTGCCTCGGTGTGGTTACAAAAGAACTTTATCCATCTCCTTTATGTTCATCCCAGACGTTTACGGGAAGGAATCGGTCATCAGCTATTGACTACTTGTTTGGATGTCATGGATAGACCCGCTAAGTTAAAGTGTCTTACCAGAAACCAAAATGCGGTGGATTTTTATTTGGCGATAGGTTGGCAAATTACTGAAACAGCAGTAGGCGAAGATGGTGAGTATTTTCTAATGTCTTTAGAAAAAAATTTAACTAAACGCTGCAAGTAA